The Winogradskyella schleiferi genome contains the following window.
CTTCTATCCTTAACGCAGTTCAATTAATATATTTTTTGGGCTTCAAAAGCCTCAATTTGTTCTTTATTATTTACAAGATAATCAATATCATCGTAACCATTGATCATACAGGTCTTTTTATAGGCATCAATTTCGAAATTCTCAGATAATTCGGAATTCTTTACAGAAATCGTTTGTTTTTCGAGATCAACCACTAATTCTGTATTTGGATTGGACACTATTTGTTCAAATAAGTCACTTAGAAATTCTTTTGAAACCTGCACTGGTAACAAACCATTATTGAGCGCATTGCCTTTAAAAATGTCTGCAAAAAAACTAGACACCACGACTTTAAATCCAAAATCTGTAATGGCCCAAGCCGCATGTTCCCTACTCGATCCACAACCGAAATTATCGCCAGCAACTAAAATACTTCCCGAATATTTTGAATCGTTCAAAACGAAATCAGAATTAACGGTTCCATCTTTATGATATCTCCAGTCCCTAAAAACATTGTCACCAAATCCTTTTCTGTCCGTGGCTTTTAAAAAACGTGCTGGTATTATTTGGTCTGTATCCACATTCTCTATGTTTAGAGGAATGGCTCTAGATTGTAATTTTGTGAATTTTTCCATGATACTTCCTGCGCCTGCATGTCGGCAGACAGGAAAGCAGTTCCGAAAGTATTCGGAATCCACTGTCCTATTTTTAATTAAACTTTTTTATTCTTTTATTCATA
Protein-coding sequences here:
- the leuD gene encoding 3-isopropylmalate dehydratase small subunit; its protein translation is MEKFTKLQSRAIPLNIENVDTDQIIPARFLKATDRKGFGDNVFRDWRYHKDGTVNSDFVLNDSKYSGSILVAGDNFGCGSSREHAAWAITDFGFKVVVSSFFADIFKGNALNNGLLPVQVSKEFLSDLFEQIVSNPNTELVVDLEKQTISVKNSELSENFEIDAYKKTCMINGYDDIDYLVNNKEQIEAFEAQKIY